Proteins encoded within one genomic window of Mesorhizobium sp. AR10:
- the hemJ gene encoding protoporphyrinogen oxidase HemJ, producing MAENNTNSTAQALLRMTVGIAVLVVLTALLYFLAPDAFYPWAKAIHVLAVISWMAGMLYLPRLLVYHADAEKGSVQSETFKVMERRLLRGIINPAMIVTWVFGLWLAWKGFAFQGGWLHAKIALVLLLSAVHGYLAGAVRKFAEDRNEKPARHWRIVNEIPTLLMIAIVILVVVKPF from the coding sequence ATGGCCGAGAACAATACGAACAGTACTGCCCAGGCGCTGCTGCGCATGACAGTTGGCATTGCCGTGCTGGTTGTTCTGACGGCGCTGCTGTATTTTCTCGCACCCGATGCGTTCTATCCGTGGGCAAAGGCGATCCACGTCCTTGCCGTCATCTCCTGGATGGCGGGCATGCTCTATCTGCCGCGGCTGCTGGTCTATCATGCCGATGCCGAGAAAGGCTCCGTGCAGTCGGAGACCTTCAAGGTGATGGAGCGGCGCCTGCTGCGCGGCATCATCAATCCGGCGATGATCGTCACCTGGGTGTTCGGTCTGTGGCTGGCCTGGAAAGGTTTTGCGTTCCAGGGCGGCTGGCTGCACGCCAAGATCGCCTTGGTGCTTTTGCTGTCGGCCGTGCATGGCTATCTGGCTGGTGCTGTGCGCAAATTCGCCGAGGATCGCAACGAAAAGCCGGCGCGGCACTGGCGAATCGTCAACGAGATCCCCACATTGCTGATGATCGCAATCGTGATCCTGGTTGTCGTCAAGCCGTTCTAG
- the rho gene encoding transcription termination factor Rho — protein sequence MQEMKLAEFKNKKPPELIAYAESLEVENASVMRKQELMFAILKKLAAQDVEIIGDGVVEVLQDGFGFLRSANANYLPGPDDIYISPSQIRRFSLKTGDTVEGPIRSPKEGERYFALLKVNTINFDDPEKIRHKIHFDNLTPLYPTSRLKMEMEVPTSKDISARVIDLVAPLGKGQRALIVAQPRTGKTVLLQNIAHSITTNHPECYLIVLLIDERPEEVTDMQRSVKGEVVSSTFDEPAVRHVQVAEMVIEKAKRLVEHGRDVVILLDSITRLGRAYNTVVPSSGKVLTGGVDANALQRPKRFFGAARNIEEGGSLTIIATALIDTGSRMDEVIFEEFKGTGNSEIVLDRKVADKRIYPAMDILKSGTRKEDLLVAKQDLQKIFVLRRILAPMGTTDAIEFLIDKLKQTKTNADFFDSMNT from the coding sequence ATGCAAGAAATGAAACTCGCAGAGTTCAAGAACAAGAAACCGCCAGAGCTGATCGCTTATGCCGAATCGCTCGAGGTGGAGAACGCCAGCGTCATGCGCAAGCAGGAGCTGATGTTCGCCATCCTGAAGAAACTGGCCGCACAGGACGTCGAGATCATCGGCGATGGTGTGGTCGAAGTGCTGCAGGACGGCTTTGGCTTCCTGCGCTCTGCCAACGCCAACTATCTGCCGGGTCCCGACGACATCTACATTTCACCGTCGCAAATCCGCCGCTTCTCGCTGAAGACCGGTGATACGGTCGAAGGCCCGATCCGCAGCCCGAAAGAGGGCGAGCGCTATTTCGCGCTGCTCAAGGTCAACACGATCAATTTCGACGACCCGGAAAAGATCCGCCACAAGATCCATTTCGACAATCTGACGCCGCTCTATCCGACGTCGCGGCTGAAGATGGAAATGGAGGTTCCGACCTCCAAGGACATCTCGGCCCGCGTCATCGACCTGGTGGCGCCGCTCGGCAAAGGCCAGCGCGCCCTGATCGTGGCGCAGCCGCGCACCGGCAAAACGGTGCTGCTGCAGAACATTGCGCACTCCATCACCACCAATCATCCGGAATGCTATCTGATCGTGCTGCTGATCGACGAGCGGCCGGAGGAAGTCACCGACATGCAGCGTTCGGTGAAAGGCGAGGTTGTGTCCTCGACCTTCGACGAACCAGCCGTGCGCCACGTCCAGGTCGCCGAAATGGTCATCGAGAAGGCCAAGCGCCTGGTCGAGCACGGGCGCGATGTCGTCATCCTGCTCGATTCGATCACCCGCCTTGGCCGGGCCTATAACACCGTGGTCCCGTCATCCGGCAAGGTGCTGACCGGCGGTGTCGACGCCAACGCGCTGCAGCGGCCGAAGCGCTTCTTCGGCGCCGCCCGTAACATCGAGGAAGGTGGCTCGCTGACCATCATCGCCACCGCGCTCATCGATACCGGCAGCCGCATGGACGAAGTCATCTTCGAAGAGTTCAAGGGCACCGGCAACTCGGAAATCGTGCTCGACCGCAAGGTGGCTGACAAGCGCATCTATCCGGCCATGGACATTCTCAAGTCCGGCACCCGCAAGGAAGACCTGCTGGTTGCCAAGCAAGACCTGCAGAAAATCTTCGTGCTGCGCCGCATCCTGGCACCGATGGGAACGACCGACGCCATCGAGTTCCTGATCGACAAGCTCAAGCAGACCAAGACCAATGCGGATTTCTTCGATTCGATGAATACGTAA